The Deinococcus aquiradiocola DNA segment TGAACGTGGGGACGATCGGGCACGTCGACCACGGCAAGACCACGCTGACGGCGGCGATCACCTTCACGGCGGCCTCGGCCGACCCGAGCATCGAAACGCAGCGCTACGACCAGATCGACAAGGCGCCGGAAGAGAAGGCCCGCGGCATCACCATCAACACCGCGCACGTCGAGTACAACACCGAATCCCGCCACTACAGCCACGTGGACTGCCCCGGCCACGCCGACTACGTCAAGAACATGATCACCGGCGCCGCGCAGATGGACGGCGCGATCCT contains these protein-coding regions:
- a CDS encoding GTP-binding protein; translated protein: MAKGTFERTKPHVNVGTIGHVDHGKTTLTAAITFTAASADPSIETQRYDQIDKAPEEKARGITINTAHVEYNTESRHYSHVDCPGHADYVKNMITGAAQMDGAIL